A stretch of the Capsicum annuum cultivar UCD-10X-F1 chromosome 8, UCD10Xv1.1, whole genome shotgun sequence genome encodes the following:
- the LOC107838986 gene encoding uncharacterized protein LOC107838986 — protein MMDKWTAKNGKMVINVLVHSPMGSVFLESHDASDSTTDATKMFKLFENTILKIGKENVVQVVTNNASENKKVGELLKGVYPHICWTPCAAHCINLMFGDIFKEAPYSTVFAEAVKIHSCISQRALLLNMMRRYTNQRNLVKPAKTRFATTFLTLYSFYIQKKNLRTLFMSIEWNASIYAKEALGKEITRHIISPSFWNDTVKALKVGGPLVTVLRLVDGEKKPPMGYIYEAMDRAKENIEKTFDYDKRKYEKVFEIIDARWMDQLHQPLHAAAHILNPGLYYKNSEMKALDEKVWLGYHACLERMVPNKVLIDKIGEELGRYMKADGLLGLESAIRARTLRSPVEWWMQYGHDVPNLQQFAIRVQSLTCSSSGCERNWSVYEHIHTKKRNRLELKRLNDLVFIKYNRTLVRRYNARDTIDPIMLDNVDDANEWLTGVLSNHEDEEVYEGEYLTYGHVASASGVEESVYGLRSSTLRGKEKAGSSKTLVDEASDDVEDIVQDNSVMTLQEFEDLVEE, from the exons ATGATGGATAAATGGACTGCCAAAAATGGAAAAATGGTAATCAATGTTTTGGTGCATTCTCCGATGGGGAGTGTATTCCTTGAATCTCATGATGCTAGTGACTCTACTACTGATGCTACTAAAATGTTCAAATTGTTTGAGAATACAATCTTGAAAATTGGGAAGGAAAATGTGGTGCAAGTTGTGACTAATAATGCAAGTGAGAATAAGAAAGTGGGTGAATTGTTGAAGGGAGTGTACCCGCATATTTGCTGGACTCCTTGTGCTGCTCACTGTATCAACTTAATGTTTGGTGACATTTTCAAGGAAGCCCCATATTCTACAG TTTTTGCTGAGGCTGTTAAGATTCATTCTTGTATCAGTCAAAGGGCATTATTGTTGAACATGATGAGGAGATACACAAACCAAAGAAATCTGGTAAAACCTGCGAAGACAAGGTTTGCAACAACTTTTTTGACTTTGTATAGTTTttatatacaaaagaaaaatttGCGAACCTTGTTCATGTCAATTGAATGGAATGCGAGTATCTATGCAAAGGAAGCTCTTGGGAAAGAAATTACTAGACACATCATTAGTCCTTCTTTTTGGAATGACACTGTAAAAGCACTTAAAGTTGGTGGTCCTCTAGTTACTGTACTTCGTTTGGTGGATGGAGAGAAAAAACCACCAATGGGCTACATTTATGAAGCCATGGATAGagcaaaagaaaatattgaaaagacaTTTGATTATGATAAAAGGAAATATGAGAAGgtttttgaaattattgatgcAAGGTGGATGGATCAACTTCATCAACCTTTGCATGCAGCGGCACATATTTTGAACCCCGGGCTCTATTATAAAAATAGTGAGATGAAGGCTTTGGATGAAAAAGTGTGGCTGGGATATCATGCATGTCTTGAAAGGATGGTCCCAAATAAAGTTTTAATAGACAAAATAGGGGAGGAGCTTGGTAGATACATGAAAGCTGATGGGCTACTTGGATTGGAATCAGCCATTAGAGCTAGAACCTTAAGGTCACCAG TTGAATGGTGGATGCAATATGGCCATGACGTCCCAAACTTGCAACAGTTTGCTATTAGAGTTCAAAGTTTAACTTGTAGCTCATCTGGTTGCGAGAGAAATTGGAGCGTGTATGAACAT ATTCACACTAAAAAGAGGAATAGGCTTGAGTTGAAACGCCTCAATGATCTAGTGTTCATCAAATATAATAGAACATTGGTGCGTCGTTACAATGCTCGTGATACCATTGATCCAATTATGTTGGATAATGTTGATGATGCAAATGAATGGTTAACGGGAGTCCTTTCAAATcatgaagatgaagaagtataTGAAGGAGAATATCTCACTTATGGCCATGTTGCTTCAGCAAGTGGTGTTGAGGAAAGTGTTTATGGTCTTAGGAGTAGTACTTTAAGGGGCAAGGAAAAAGCAGGTTCAAGTAAAACCCTTGTTGATGAGGCTTCTGATGATGTAGAAGATATTGTTCAAGATAATAGTGTGATGACACTTCAGGAGTTTGAAGATCTTGTTGAGGAATAG